The Cyclobacteriaceae bacterium genome includes a region encoding these proteins:
- a CDS encoding amidohydrolase, producing MKKIIFSALMLSSFAALPQERPLEMKMDFEEYNPPSTLVVEEHHLKKSKFPFIDIHNHQGNMNTSDFKDLISKMDALNMAVMINLSGRGFGGSGDHLEKSIENIKARYPNRFILFTNVDFGDIDNPEWSARTVKQIENDVKRGAKGLKIYKSLGMFNKDKSGKRISIDDPRIDPVWAKCGELGIPVLIHAADVPQFWQPIDKNNERWLELKTHPGRRHDTDTVKFETIIAEQHNIFRKHPKTKFINAHLGWYGNDLKKLGGLMDQFPNMYTEIGAVIAELGRQPRAAKAFLTKYQDRVLFGKDSWVPEEYETYFRVLETEDEYFPYHKRYHAFWRMYGIGLPDDILKKIYYKNAMKLIPGLDEKLFK from the coding sequence ATGAAGAAAATAATATTTTCCGCTTTAATGCTAAGTTCGTTCGCAGCACTTCCCCAAGAAAGGCCGTTGGAAATGAAAATGGATTTTGAAGAGTACAATCCACCCTCCACGCTTGTAGTAGAGGAGCATCACCTGAAGAAATCAAAATTTCCTTTCATTGATATACATAATCATCAGGGGAATATGAATACTTCAGATTTCAAAGATCTGATTTCAAAAATGGATGCACTCAATATGGCGGTGATGATCAATCTCAGTGGACGTGGATTTGGCGGCAGCGGAGATCATCTGGAAAAATCAATTGAAAATATCAAAGCACGTTATCCGAATCGTTTTATACTTTTTACCAATGTTGATTTTGGTGATATTGATAATCCTGAATGGTCAGCGAGAACTGTCAAACAGATCGAGAACGACGTGAAGAGAGGTGCCAAAGGTTTAAAAATTTATAAGAGCCTTGGAATGTTCAATAAGGACAAGAGCGGAAAAAGAATTTCGATTGATGATCCCAGGATTGATCCGGTATGGGCAAAGTGTGGTGAGTTAGGAATACCAGTACTCATTCATGCTGCTGATGTGCCACAGTTCTGGCAACCTATTGATAAGAACAATGAACGTTGGCTTGAGTTAAAAACCCATCCAGGCCGCAGGCATGATACTGACACTGTTAAGTTTGAAACGATTATAGCGGAGCAACACAACATTTTTAGAAAGCATCCTAAGACAAAATTTATCAACGCTCATCTTGGCTGGTATGGCAATGATCTGAAAAAACTTGGAGGGCTGATGGATCAGTTTCCGAACATGTATACCGAGATTGGTGCGGTAATCGCAGAACTAGGCCGCCAACCCCGCGCCGCAAAAGCTTTTCTTACCAAGTATCAGGATAGAGTGCTTTTTGGAAAAGATAGTTGGGTACCTGAAGAGTATGAAACTTACTTCCGTGTATTGGAAACAGAGGATGAATACTTTCCATACCACAAGCGCTATCATGCTTTCTGGAGAATGTATGGAATTGGTTTACCAGATGATATTCTGAAAAAGATCTATTACAAGAATGCGATGAAGTTGATTCCTGGATTGGATGAGAAACTCTTTAAATGA
- a CDS encoding tetratricopeptide repeat protein, producing MRRIALFIVAFLTFGESIVYAQDVLLESGKKKFAAKDFTGAKADLTKLLSTTPKNKIALDLRGQAKAALEDFYGAVSDYTIALEIDSTFAEALNHRGEAKTNLGDDESAIDDLDKAIRFNPKLTDAYTNRGFAKYNLEDFQEAYFDFSKAIELGPVDADKYYNRGVIKAELGEFVSAIDDYTKALELDKTDAGLYNRRGVAYYQTTNFEKAIIDYDQAIKLDPKDPIKFENRALAKSAKEDFKGALEDYSKAIELANDDPETFNLRGVLRHTQQEYDNAISDFNKAIELDNTNPTYFDNRALSKTEKDDFAGAIEDYSASITLYPNDPETYLQRGLVKLLMNNNYDGCLDLKHADELGATEAKAAIKKNCK from the coding sequence ATGAGGAGAATTGCCCTGTTTATTGTTGCATTCCTGACTTTCGGAGAATCCATTGTTTATGCTCAGGATGTGTTGCTGGAAAGCGGTAAGAAAAAATTTGCCGCGAAAGATTTTACAGGAGCGAAAGCAGATTTAACAAAACTGCTTAGCACAACTCCAAAGAATAAAATTGCTCTCGATTTAAGAGGCCAGGCCAAAGCTGCTCTTGAGGATTTCTATGGAGCCGTTAGCGATTACACAATTGCACTTGAAATTGACTCAACTTTTGCAGAAGCTCTTAATCACCGGGGTGAAGCGAAAACTAATCTTGGAGATGATGAAAGTGCAATAGATGATCTTGATAAAGCAATCCGGTTCAATCCAAAGTTGACCGATGCTTATACCAATCGTGGATTCGCAAAATATAATCTCGAAGATTTTCAGGAAGCATATTTCGATTTTTCAAAAGCAATAGAACTCGGCCCTGTAGATGCTGACAAATATTATAATCGCGGTGTTATCAAAGCAGAGCTTGGAGAGTTCGTAAGCGCCATTGATGATTATACAAAAGCACTTGAGCTGGATAAGACTGACGCGGGTTTGTACAACCGTCGCGGTGTTGCTTACTATCAAACTACAAATTTTGAGAAAGCCATTATTGATTATGATCAGGCAATCAAGCTTGATCCAAAAGATCCAATAAAGTTTGAAAATCGTGCACTGGCGAAAAGCGCTAAAGAAGATTTCAAAGGTGCTCTAGAAGACTACAGTAAAGCTATTGAGCTTGCAAATGATGATCCCGAAACCTTCAATCTGCGAGGAGTGTTGCGCCATACCCAACAAGAATATGATAATGCCATCAGTGATTTTAATAAAGCCATTGAACTCGACAATACCAATCCGACCTATTTTGATAACCGCGCTCTAAGCAAAACTGAAAAAGATGATTTTGCCGGCGCCATAGAAGATTACTCGGCTTCCATTACGCTTTACCCCAATGATCCAGAAACTTATCTTCAGCGTGGTCTGGTGAAACTTCTCATGAATAACAATTATGATGGTTGCCTGGACCTCAAACACGCCGATGAATTGGGTGCAACGGAAGCAAAAGCGGCCATCAAAAAAAATTGCAAGTAG
- a CDS encoding diacylglycerol kinase family lipid kinase — MKILIILNGISGKKKRFYQKIYPALEKIYSVEVLETQYSGHAEEIASKATLEKASVILAAGGDGTLHQVINGVLKSNSTDLPLVGLIPLGSANDFARTCSLTSDPKKIIALLKSNQPKLTDIGKIECLDPSGKSTLRYFINACSVGMGPAVVMKLQKSNKSLGPKLSYLVSIISVFFSLRPQEVEYKTSERSWKGKARVIAIANGRTFGDAIYIAPEAIQDDGLLNSFVVGEVPLLKFLMYLQAIKGKKKIIHPNIFYQTTSEAFLSSPDTCALEAEGELVGQLPAKITILPSAIRFVR; from the coding sequence TTGAAAATCCTCATTATCCTCAATGGCATCTCAGGGAAGAAAAAACGATTCTATCAAAAGATCTATCCTGCACTTGAAAAAATTTACTCTGTCGAGGTTTTAGAAACTCAGTATTCCGGCCATGCGGAGGAGATCGCTTCCAAAGCAACACTTGAAAAAGCCTCAGTTATTCTTGCGGCGGGGGGAGATGGAACGCTTCATCAGGTTATTAATGGAGTTCTGAAAAGCAATTCAACTGATCTTCCTTTGGTTGGTCTCATTCCTCTCGGGAGTGCCAATGACTTTGCACGAACGTGTTCTCTTACTTCAGATCCAAAAAAGATCATTGCTCTTCTGAAATCAAATCAGCCAAAACTCACGGACATTGGAAAGATTGAATGTCTGGATCCTTCAGGCAAATCAACCCTGCGATATTTTATTAATGCCTGTAGTGTTGGAATGGGTCCTGCTGTTGTGATGAAGCTGCAAAAGAGTAACAAATCTCTTGGTCCCAAACTTTCATATCTCGTGAGCATTATTTCTGTATTCTTCTCCCTTCGCCCCCAGGAAGTGGAATACAAAACTTCAGAACGATCCTGGAAGGGAAAAGCGAGAGTGATCGCGATAGCTAATGGAAGAACATTTGGCGATGCGATTTATATTGCTCCCGAAGCTATTCAGGATGATGGCTTATTAAATTCATTCGTTGTGGGTGAAGTTCCTCTCCTGAAATTTCTAATGTACCTGCAGGCCATTAAAGGGAAAAAGAAAATTATTCATCCCAATATTTTTTATCAAACAACTTCAGAAGCTTTTCTTTCTTCCCCTGATACGTGCGCCCTGGAGGCCGAGGGTGAACTGGTAGGTCAGTTGCCTGCAAAGATTACTATCCTTCCTTCAGCAATTCGGTTTGTACGATAG
- a CDS encoding DinB family protein: MQPSLQKLFTLIEDQRNETLKSVRHLTPEQFNFTSAPGKWSVADILSHIITAERFSILYLRKKIQGIADAKDTGLIEEIKMTLLKISQRLPGIKFKAPRFLVENTPTHKDLSTLEFEWESVRKEFKELLETIPQQHINRKIYKHVRAGYLNIQHALIFFREHIIHHTPQIKKLL, from the coding sequence ATGCAACCCTCCCTTCAAAAGTTATTTACACTAATTGAAGATCAACGTAATGAAACGTTGAAGTCCGTGCGGCATCTTACACCAGAACAATTCAACTTTACCAGTGCCCCGGGAAAATGGTCAGTTGCGGACATATTGAGTCATATCATAACCGCTGAACGTTTTTCAATTTTGTATCTCCGCAAAAAGATTCAAGGCATTGCAGACGCTAAAGACACGGGTTTGATAGAGGAAATTAAAATGACTCTGCTAAAAATTTCTCAACGCTTACCTGGAATAAAATTCAAAGCACCTCGGTTTCTGGTGGAAAATACTCCCACGCATAAAGATCTTTCAACACTTGAATTTGAGTGGGAATCTGTAAGAAAAGAATTTAAAGAACTCCTGGAAACAATTCCTCAGCAGCATATCAATAGAAAAATCTATAAACACGTGCGCGCAGGGTATCTTAATATCCAACATGCACTTATTTTCTTTCGTGAACATATTATTCACCACACCCCTCAAATAAAAAAATTATTGTGA